The Suncus etruscus isolate mSunEtr1 chromosome 14, mSunEtr1.pri.cur, whole genome shotgun sequence genome contains a region encoding:
- the ZFP36 gene encoding mRNA decay activator protein ZFP36 — translation MDLAAIYESLLSLSPALPSDHGDAEPTTAAAALAAPWATSGGPWSSGDSCSSSSSSSLGGGPRLPGRSTSLVEGRSCAWVPPPPGFAPLAPRPGPELSPSPTSTTPTVAGSTASSRYKTELCRTFSESGRCRYGAKCQFAHGLGELRQANRHPKYKTELCHKFYLQGRCPYGSRCHFIHNLSEDQAARGHPHVLRQSISFSGLPGPALSFSPSSSPPPPPGDLPLSPSAFSAAPGTPVARRDPAAVSGCCPSCRRATAASTSSCSVWGPLGDLPRSPSAHSLGSDPEDYGSSGSSLGGSDSPVFETGVFGPSQPSPARRLPIFNRISVSE, via the exons ATGGATCTCGCCGCCATCTACGAG AGCCTCCTGTCCCTGAGCCCCGCTTTGCCATCCGACCACGGGGACGCGGAGCCCACGACGGCGGCGGCGGCCTTGGCGGCGCCCTGGGCCACCTCGGGGGGTCCCTGGAGCTCGGGCGACTCCTGCTCGTCGTCGTCCTCGTCGTCGTTGGGCGGCGGCCCCCGCCTGCCCGGCCGCTCCACCAGCCTGGTCGAGGGCCGGAGCTGCGCCTGGGTGCCCCCGCCGCCGGGGTTCGCCCCCTTAGCGCCCCGCCCGGGCCCTGAGCTGTCGCCCTCGCCCACCTCGACGACGCCCACCGTCGCCGGCAGCACCGCGTCGTCCCGCTACAAGACCGAGCTGTGCCGGACTTTCTCGGAGAGCGGCCGCTGCCGCTACGGGGCCAAGTGCCAGTTCGCCCACGGCCTGGGGGAGCTGCGCCAGGCCAACCGGCACCCCAAGTACAAGACGGAGCTCTGCCACAAGTTCTACCTCCAGGGCCGCTGCCCCTACGGCTCGCGCTGCCACTTCATCCACAACCTCAGCGAGGACCAGGCGGCCCGCGGCCACCCCCATGTGCTGCGGCAGAGCATCAGCTTCTCCGGCCTGCCCGGCCCGGCCCTGTCCTTCTCGCCGTCCAGCTCGCCGCCTCCACCCCCGGGCGACCTGCCTCTGTCGCCCTCCGCCTTCTCCGCAGCCCCCGGCACCCCCGTGGCCCGCAGGGACCCCGCCGCCGTGTCGGGCTGCTGCCCCTCGTGCCGCAGGGCCACGGCGGCCAGCACCAGCAGCTGCAGCGTGTGGGGCCCCTTGGGGGACCTGCCCCGGAGCCCCTCCGCACACTCCCTGGGCTCCGATCCCGAAGACTAtggcagcagcggcagcagcctGGGGGGCTCCGACTCTCCTGTCTTCGAGACTGGGGTGTTCGGGCCCTCCCAGCCGTCCCCAGCTCGGAGGCTCCCCATCTTCAACCGAATCTCTGTCTCTGAGTGA
- the PLEKHG2 gene encoding pleckstrin homology domain-containing family G member 2, with amino-acid sequence MPEGARGLSLYKFSPSLGRGRRGPMCDCPAVGATRTEPPIAAMTSPRGSGSSTSLSTVGSEGDPAPAPSPACSASRPEPLPGPPIRLHLSPMGTQSPAKLSRLERVAREIVETERAYVRDLRSIVEDYLGPLLDGGVLGLSAEQVGTLFANIEDIYQFSSELLEDLEGSSGAGGIAECFVQRSEEFDIYTLYCMNYPSSLALLRELSLSPAAALWLQDRQAQLQHSLPLQSFLLKPVQRILKYHLLLQELGKHWAEGPSTGGREVVEEAIVSMTAVAWYINDMKRKQEHAARLQDVQRRLCGWTGPELSAFGELVLEGAFRGGGGAGPRLRGGERLLFLFSRMLLVAKRRGPEYTYKGHIFCCNLSVSESSRDPLSFRVSDITIPKHRHLLQAKNQEEKKLWIHCLQRLFSENHPASIPAKAKQVLLENSLHCAPKSKSLPEPLTPPLGSPRPRDARSFTPGRRNTAPSPGPSSIRRSRRQSGKQKLKHSGSHGELYPPLEPQPPPSASGPSEELEDTGPPSLDPSGTSITEEILELLNQRGLRDPGSPQPSSPCSLPKFLGDSPAPSTDSELPFQGLPGRDSSEEDEDEDELDDRESSPLHVLEGLDSPGATEVPDVPSLPDIPDLPEIPQMPCLPSLPSISSVLEMPRLAAANIPELSNVPSVPRDSWFQGPLREPEEVLACRADPFPGSGSGKLGEPCPGDGLRPGEEGGEGVSFPAFQLQDGTRDQRFPQELEFRSCSEIRSAWQALEQGQLARPGFPEPLLILEDSDLGGTGESGKTGAPNAERTASRVRELARLYSERIQQMQRAETRASANAPRRRPRALAQPQLVPCPQPEQIEPGPLPAFGHVLVCELAFPLACAQASVRLGPAACLQAAVPLSKLGGSQEDRWPKVPLRPEQDHGGPQTPAAITVPEQRPLSDAEIPATPPWPAREGPPGVQGPTVPTCPEQGHTDLQVPAAASSPQHRDQGKAQVPGATLTPLPDCPMDFQASSGPVVSMPEGASDDLALSTSPGTHHEGHLDSQSPAHTSLITQPEGCRDCELPAIMYGPLDNPLLGPGSSCDEHISACSPMVECNFQDTLVSAVSPSSEGAALDCPLPGSASAPLPQDPPDLLFPASTPLPSPAGLMDFRVPTPPSLPEERRFPESQDPAANPLALEQSPTDIQGPKLAPLLEQGDLVTNHGPVATLPQPERGVTRDTQALVPIPVAPTAVLSRPGNHFFSPVTGSESSDLTPPQSPPLPTRQLLGPNAAALSRYLAASYISQSLARRQGPGRDALPPARGPWSSSAPTSRAPSPPPQPQPPPPPARRLSYATTVSIHVGGGGRLRPSKAQVRLNHPTLLAPTQESVGLRRTHAPPDTPFHT; translated from the exons ATGCCCGAAGGAGCCCGTGGCCTGAGCCTCTACAAATTCAGCCCCAGTCTAGGGCGTGGCCGCAGAGGGCCCATGTGTGACTGCCCCGCCGTGGGTGCCACTCGGACAG AACCTCCCATTGCAGCCATGACCTCCCCACGAGGTTCTGGGAGTTCCACCTCCTTGAGCACTGTGGGCTCAGAGGGGGACCCGGCCCCTGCACCCAGCCCCGCTTGCTCAGCATCCAGACCAGAGCCCCTACCCGGACCCCCCATCCGTCTGCATCTCTCCCCCATGGGGACCCAGAGCCCCGCGAAACTCTCAAGGCTGGAACGCGTGGCCCGAGAGATTGTGGAGACAGAGCGGGCCTATGTCCGGGACCTGCGCAGCATTGTGGAG GACTACCTGGGGCCTCTGCTGGACGGTGGGGTCCTGGGGCTGAGTGCGGAGCAGGTGGGCACGCTCTTTGCCAACATCGAAGACATCTACCAGTTCAGCAG CGAGCTGCTGGAGGACCTGGAGGGCAGCAGCGGTGCAGGGGGCATTGCTGAGTGCTTCGTGCAGCGG AGTGAAGAGTTTGACATCTACACGTTATACTGCATGAACTACCCGAG CTCCCTGGCCCTGCTCCGAGAACTCTCGCTGTCACCAGCTGCAGCCCTGTGGCTGCAGGATCGCCAGGCCCAGCTGCAGCATTCACTGCCCTTGCAGAGCTTCCTGCTGAAGCCAGTGCAGCGCATCCTGAAGTACCACTTGCTGTTGCAG GAGTTAGGCAAACACTGGGCCGAGGGTCCCAGCACCGGTGGCCGCGAGGTGGTGGAGGAAGCCATCGTGTCCATGACAGCCGTGGCCTGGTACATCAATGACATGAAACGCAAACAGGAGCATGCAGCACGCCTCCAG GATGTGCAGCGGCGGCTCTGCGGCTGGACTGGCCCGGAGCTGAGTGCTTTCGGGGAGCTGGTGCTGGAGGGAGCCTTCCGAGGGGGTGGAGGAGCCGGCCCACGGCTGCGAGGTGGCGAGCGGctgctctttctcttctctcgGATGCTGCTAGTGGCCAAGCGCCGCGGGCCCGAGTACACCTACAAGGGCCACATCTTT TGTTGCAACCTGAGTGTGAGCGAGAGTTCACGTGACCCTCTGAGCTTCCGAGTGTCAGATATAACCATTCCCAAGCACAGGCACCTTCTGCAG GCCAAGAACCAAGAGGAGAAGAAGCTTTGGATTCACTGTCTACAGCGCCTCTTCTCTGAGAATCACCCCGCTTCCATTCCTGCCAAG GCGAAACAAGTTCTCCTTGAAAATAGCTTGCACT GTGCCCCTAAAAGCAAATCTCTCCCAGAGCCTCTGACACCCCCACTTGGGTCTCCCCGACCTCGAGATGCTCGAAGTTTCACCCCTGGACGAAGGAACACAG CCCCATCACCAGGACCCTCCTCCATCCGCCGTAGCCGTAGACAGTCTG GGAAGCAGAAACTTAAG CATTCGGGCAGTCATGGGGAGCTCTACCCACCACTAGAGCCTCAGCCACCACCTTCAGCTTCTGGTCCCTCCGAAGAACTGGAGGACACGGGGCCCCCCTCACTTGACCCCTCTGGGACCTCCATCACTGAGGAAATCCTGGAACTGCTGAACCAGCGAGGCCTCCGGGATCCTGGG AGTCCCCAGCCATCATCTCCCTGCAGCCTTCCCAAGTTCCTTGGAGACTCCCCAGCACCCAGCACGGACAGCGAGCTCCCATTCCAAGGCCTGCCAGGCCGGGACTCTTCAGAAGAAGACGAGGATGAGGATGAGCTGGATGATCGGGAATCTTCCCCACTCCATGTCCTTGAGGGCTTGGACAGTCCAGGTGCTACGGAAGTGCCAGATGTGCCCAGCCTCCCCGACATTCCTGATCTGCCTGAGATTCCCCAAATGCCCTGCCTGCCCAGTCTCCCAAGCATCTCCAGCGTTTTGGAAATGCCCCGCCTGGCAGCAGCCAATATTCCCGAACTTTCCAACGTGCCTTCAGTGCCCCGAGATTCCTGGTTTCAGGGCCCACTGAGGGAGCCCGAGGAGGTGCTGGCCTGCAGGGCAGACCCTTTCCCTGGAAGTGGCTCTGGGAAACTGGGAGAGCCCTGCCCAGGAGATGGATTGAGGCCAGGAGAGGAAGGTGGAGAAGGGGTGTCCTTCCCCGCATTCCAGCTCCAGGATGGTACCCGCGACCAGAGATTCCCGCAGGAGCTGGAGTTCCGCTCCTGCTCGGAAATCCGGAGCGCCTGGCAGGCATTGGAGCAGGGGCAGCTGGCCAGACCCGGCTTCCCAGAGCCACTGCTGATCCTGGAAGATTCAGATCTGGGGGGGACCGGTGAGAGTGGAAAGACTGGAGCTCCTAATGCCGAGCGGACGGCGTCCCGTGTCCGGGAACTGGCCCGGCTCTACAGTGAGCGGATCCAGCAGATGCAGCGGGCTGAGACCCGGGCTTCAGCCAACGCGCCCCGCCGCCGGCCTCGTGCCCTAGCACAGCCCCAATTGGTGCCCTGTCCCCAGCCAGAGCAGATTGAGCCAG GCCCCTTGCCCGCCTTTGGACATGTACTGGTGTGCGAACTGGCCTTCCCGCTGGCCTGTGCGCAGGCATCTGTGCGCCTGGGCCCTGCTGCCTGCCTTCAAGCTGCTGTACCTTTATCGAAGCTGGGAGGCTCCCAGGaagacagatggccaaaagttCCCCTTCGGCCTGAGCAAGACCATGGAGGCCCCCAGACTCCAGCTGCTATCACAGTGCCTGAGCAGAGACCCCTCAGCGATGCTGAGATTCCTGCCACCCCACCCTGGCCTGCGAGGGAGGGACCCCCAGGCGTCCAGGGACCAACTGTTCCAACTTGCCCTGAGCAAGGCCACACGGACCTCCAAGTGCCCGCAGCTGCTTCCTCGCCTCAGCACAGAGACCAAGGGAAGGCACAGGTGCCAGGCGCCACCCTCACTCCCCTACCAGACTGCCCCATGGACTTCCAGGCCTCGTCAGGCCCCGTTGTGTCCATGCCAGAAGGTGCATCCGATGACCTGGCTTTATCCACCTCACCTGGAACCCATCATGAAGGGCACCTGGACAGCCAGAGCCCAGCCCACACCTCACTCATCACACAGCCTGAAGGATGCAGGGACTGCGAGCTCCCGGCCATTATGTATGGCCCCCTGGACAATCCTTTACTTGGGCCCGGAAGTAGCTGCGACGAGCATATCTCAGCCTGTAGCCCGATGGTGGAGTGCAACTTCCAGGATACCCTGGTTTCAGCTGTTTCTCCATCCAGCGAAGGAGCTGCCCTAGACTGTCCACTACCAGGCAGTGCCTCAGCCCCATTGCCCCAGGACCCCCCGGACCTTCTGTTTCCTGCTAGCACACCTTTGCCTTCACCAGCAGGCCTCATGGATTTCAGGGTTCCAACACCCCCATCTCTGCCTGAGGAGAGACGATTCCCAGAGAGCCAGGATCCAGCTGCAAATCCGCTGGCTCTGGAGCAAAGCCCCACAGACATCCAGGGCCCCAAACTGGCCCCTTTGTTGGAGCAGGGGGACTTGGTGACTAATCATGGGCCTGTGGCCACTCTGCCTCAGCCAGAGCGTGGAGTTACCCGGGACACTCAGGCCCTGGTCCCTATCCCAGTGGCTCCAACCGCTGTGTTGTCCAGACCTGGcaaccattttttttctcctgttacGGGGTCAGAATCTTCAGATTTGACCCCCCCTCAAagccccccactccccacccgCCAGCTCCTGGGTCCCAATGCAGCTGCGCTCTCCAGATACCTGGCAGCTTCCTACATCAGCCAGAGCCTGGCCCGTCGGCAAGGACCTGGCAGAGATGCCCTGCCACCTGCCCGGGGTCCCTGGTCCTCCTCTGCTCCCACCTCCCGAGCCCCCTCGCCACCCCCGCAACCTCAGCCCCCGCCACCCCCTGCCCGCCGCCTCAGCTATGCCACCACCGTCAGCATCCATGTGGGGGGCGGGGGCCGGTTGCGGCCCTCCAAGGCTCAGGTCCGGTTGAACCACCCCACCCTCCTGGCCCCTACCCAGGAATCTGTGGGCCTGCGCCGAACCCATGCACCTCCCGACACCCCCTTTCACACTTGA
- the RPS16 gene encoding 40S ribosomal protein S16 isoform X1: protein MPSKGPLQSVQVFGRKKTATAVAHCKRGNGLIKVNGRPLEMIEPRTLQYKLLEPVLLLGKERFAGVDIRVRVKGGGHVAQIYAIRQSISKALVAYYQKYVDEASKKEIKDILIQYDRTLLVADPRRCESKKFGGPGARARYQKSYR, encoded by the exons ATGCCGTCTAAAGGGCCGCTGCAGTCCGTGCAGGTCTTCGGACGCAAG AAAACGGCCACGGCCGTGGCGCACTGCAAGCGGGGCAATGGCCTCATCAAGGTGAACGGGCGGCCCCTGGAAATGATCGAGCCGCGCACGCTGCAGTACAAG CTCCTGGAGCCTGTTCTACTGCTGGGCAAGGAGCGATTTGCCGGTGTGGACATCCGCGTCCGGGTGAAAGGGGGTGGTCATGTGGCTCAGATCTATG CCATCCGCCAGTCCATCTCCAAAGCCTTGGTGGCCTATTACCAGAAAT ATGTGGATGAGGCCTCCAAGAAGGAGATCAAAGACATCCTCATTCAATACGACCGGACCCTGCTGGTAGCTGATCCCAGGCGCTGCGAGTCCAAAAAGTTTGGAGGACCTGGAGCCCGTGCTCGCTACCAGAAATCCTACCGATAA
- the RPS16 gene encoding 40S ribosomal protein S16 isoform X2 codes for MPSKGPLQSVQVFGRKKTATAVAHCKRGNGLIKVNGRPLEMIEPRTLQYKLLEPVLLLGKERFAGVDIRVRVKGGGHVAQIYDVDEASKKEIKDILIQYDRTLLVADPRRCESKKFGGPGARARYQKSYR; via the exons ATGCCGTCTAAAGGGCCGCTGCAGTCCGTGCAGGTCTTCGGACGCAAG AAAACGGCCACGGCCGTGGCGCACTGCAAGCGGGGCAATGGCCTCATCAAGGTGAACGGGCGGCCCCTGGAAATGATCGAGCCGCGCACGCTGCAGTACAAG CTCCTGGAGCCTGTTCTACTGCTGGGCAAGGAGCGATTTGCCGGTGTGGACATCCGCGTCCGGGTGAAAGGGGGTGGTCATGTGGCTCAGATCTATG ATGTGGATGAGGCCTCCAAGAAGGAGATCAAAGACATCCTCATTCAATACGACCGGACCCTGCTGGTAGCTGATCCCAGGCGCTGCGAGTCCAAAAAGTTTGGAGGACCTGGAGCCCGTGCTCGCTACCAGAAATCCTACCGATAA
- the RPS16 gene encoding 40S ribosomal protein S16 isoform X3, which yields MPSKGPLQSVQVFGRKKTATAVAHCKRGNGLIKVNGRPLEMIEPRTLQYKLLEPVLLLGKERFAGVDIRVRVKGGGHVAQIYGKSQELEPGGLSRSFMDHTCVSSLQPSASPSPKPWWPITRNMWMRPPRRRSKTSSFNTTGPCW from the exons ATGCCGTCTAAAGGGCCGCTGCAGTCCGTGCAGGTCTTCGGACGCAAG AAAACGGCCACGGCCGTGGCGCACTGCAAGCGGGGCAATGGCCTCATCAAGGTGAACGGGCGGCCCCTGGAAATGATCGAGCCGCGCACGCTGCAGTACAAG CTCCTGGAGCCTGTTCTACTGCTGGGCAAGGAGCGATTTGCCGGTGTGGACATCCGCGTCCGGGTGAAAGGGGGTGGTCATGTGGCTCAGATCTATGGTAAGTCCCAAGAACTGGAACCAGGGG GGCTCTCTCGAAGCTTCATGGACCACACTTGTGTCTCTTCCTTGCAGCCATCCGCCAGTCCATCTCCAAAGCCTTGGTGGCCTATTACCAGAAAT ATGTGGATGAGGCCTCCAAGAAGGAGATCAAAGACATCCTCATTCAATACGACCGGACCCTGCTGGTAG